In Liquorilactobacillus hordei DSM 19519, the following proteins share a genomic window:
- a CDS encoding helix-turn-helix domain-containing protein, with protein sequence MTKFNLELRISIVTEYLTGISSIQLARKYHIANNETILLWVHRFNRFGIAGLKPKSMNLEYSSEFKIEVLNWKQQHKASLPETALHFNLSSPSTIWQWQRKFDLEGLSGLNRVRGNPKTMSKHKKVTKPTTAQIQARHDKNELKQLKQENKMLRIENEFLKKLDALDHEKSAHEKP encoded by the coding sequence ATGACTAAATTTAATTTAGAGTTACGGATTTCTATTGTGACAGAATATTTAACGGGTATTAGTTCCATTCAATTGGCCAGAAAATACCATATTGCCAACAATGAAACGATTCTCCTATGGGTTCATCGCTTTAATCGTTTTGGCATTGCAGGATTAAAACCGAAATCTATGAATTTGGAATACTCTAGTGAATTCAAGATAGAAGTATTAAACTGGAAACAACAGCACAAAGCTTCGCTTCCAGAAACAGCACTACATTTCAACCTCTCTTCACCAAGTACTATCTGGCAATGGCAAAGAAAGTTTGATTTAGAGGGGCTCAGTGGACTAAATAGAGTGAGAGGAAATCCAAAGACTATGTCTAAACATAAAAAAGTGACCAAACCCACAACGGCACAAATCCAAGCACGCCACGATAAAAATGAGTTAAAGCAACTCAAGCAAGAAAATAAGATGTTAAGAATCGAGAACGAATTTTTAAAAAAACTCGATGCCTTAGATCACGAAAAATCAGCTCACGAGAAACCGTGA
- a CDS encoding IS3 family transposase, translated as MSSRETVTLIDDLRRVFKTSISFILKAVKVPRSTYYYTKHSQGREYENDQVIQAIDEIRQTDAKYTQKYGYRRITLVMHEQGFKVNHKRVLRIMKEQGWTCQAFNKQTRKYNSYKGTVGRIAKNKLHRRFKTDRPYQKLVADVSEFRYGQMSQSERIYLEPIMDLFSGEILAFNISAHPTLEFALKPLKEALDGLPELPYRTTVHTDQGFQYQHKQWQKTLKTHHTFQSMSRKATCLDNAAMESFFHLMKAEMMDEHFENSESLAQAMTEWIEFYNNRRIRTKLKGKSPVQYRELANQLAA; from the coding sequence ATCAGCTCACGAGAAACCGTGACCTTAATTGATGATCTGAGGCGGGTCTTCAAAACGTCGATTAGTTTTATCCTTAAAGCCGTTAAGGTACCACGTAGCACGTACTATTACACTAAGCACAGTCAGGGACGAGAATATGAGAATGACCAGGTTATCCAAGCCATTGATGAAATTCGGCAAACAGATGCCAAGTATACTCAAAAATACGGTTACCGTCGCATAACGTTAGTTATGCATGAACAGGGATTTAAAGTTAATCATAAACGCGTCCTCCGAATTATGAAGGAGCAAGGCTGGACATGTCAGGCCTTTAATAAGCAAACTCGCAAATATAACTCATACAAAGGAACTGTTGGTAGAATAGCCAAAAATAAGTTACACCGTCGATTCAAGACAGATCGACCATATCAAAAACTCGTCGCCGACGTTAGTGAATTTCGATACGGTCAGATGAGTCAAAGTGAGCGAATCTATTTAGAACCCATCATGGATTTATTTTCGGGTGAAATTTTGGCATTTAACATTAGTGCACACCCAACTCTTGAATTTGCGTTGAAACCACTAAAAGAAGCATTAGATGGATTACCTGAGCTTCCTTATAGAACAACGGTACACACAGATCAAGGATTTCAGTATCAACATAAACAGTGGCAAAAAACGCTTAAAACTCATCATACCTTTCAGAGTATGTCCCGTAAGGCTACCTGCTTAGATAACGCCGCCATGGAATCATTTTTTCATCTCATGAAAGCAGAGATGATGGATGAACACTTCGAAAATTCAGAGAGTCTCGCGCAAGCGATGACTGAATGGATTGAATTTTATAATAACCGTAGAATCAGGACCAAACTAAAAGGCAAGTCACCGGTACAATACCGAGAACTTGCCAATCAGTTAGCAGCTTAA